A section of the Bryobacteraceae bacterium genome encodes:
- a CDS encoding lactoylglutathione lyase, with the protein MRLLSFWILLPLLAPAQSQPGLDPGMKTIVQVAIVTRDIETSAKRWAAVLGLPAPSITTTRPGEEVKVVYKGKPSTGRAKLAFFRLGQVVLELIEPVGGDTSWRQFLDEHGEGVQHLGFQVEQLDQAIARAAQMGMPVLHRGRYDRDNGDYVYIDSEKLLGVTLEFLHSDKK; encoded by the coding sequence TTGCGACTCCTGTCTTTCTGGATTCTTCTGCCTCTGCTGGCGCCGGCGCAGTCTCAGCCGGGGCTCGACCCGGGGATGAAAACGATCGTCCAGGTGGCGATCGTCACGCGCGACATTGAAACGTCCGCCAAACGCTGGGCGGCCGTGCTCGGCCTGCCGGCGCCCTCGATCACAACGACGCGGCCGGGCGAGGAAGTCAAGGTCGTCTACAAGGGCAAGCCATCGACCGGGCGAGCCAAACTGGCCTTCTTCCGCCTGGGCCAGGTGGTGCTGGAGCTGATTGAGCCGGTGGGCGGGGACACCTCCTGGCGGCAGTTCCTCGACGAACACGGCGAGGGCGTGCAGCACCTGGGCTTCCAGGTGGAACAGCTCGACCAGGCGATTGCGCGCGCGGCGCAGATGGGCATGCCGGTTCTCCACCGCGGCCGCTACGACCGCGACAACGGAGACTATGTTTACATCGACAGCGAAAAGCTGCTCGGCGTCACCCTCGAGTTCCTGCACTCGGATAAAAAATAG
- the argJ gene encoding arginine biosynthesis bifunctional protein ArgJ, with protein sequence MNLPAGYRYSSVYAGIRKVEKDDLALIVSDAPARAAAVFTTNRVQAAPVVVARRYLEETGGLARAVLVNAGNANCATRTGERVALQTTKAAARRLGCHPAEVLPASTGVIGVELDPARILNALPALVAGLSPDRFLDAADAILTTDLVRKVAFAETGGVRIAGMTKGSGMIHPNMATTLGFVMTDAEVPARQLRAHLKAAVERSYNRLSVDGDMSTNDMLLVMANGASGKRPGREAFQAALDEVCQSLARQIARDGEGAKKFIEIRVEGAASERTATGIARAIANSPLVKTAIAGSDPNWGRILAAAGYSGVDFDPARVDIFLQGVRVCRNGLAAPFDEAALQHALDRSEVEILFVIRGDGSGKATFWTCDLTHGYIDINASYRT encoded by the coding sequence GTGAATTTGCCCGCAGGATACCGTTATTCCTCGGTTTATGCCGGAATTCGGAAAGTGGAAAAAGACGATCTTGCGCTGATCGTCTCCGACGCGCCCGCCCGGGCGGCGGCCGTTTTCACCACCAACCGCGTGCAGGCAGCGCCCGTGGTGGTGGCGCGGCGCTACCTGGAGGAGACCGGCGGCCTGGCGCGCGCCGTGCTCGTCAATGCCGGCAACGCCAACTGCGCTACGCGCACCGGCGAGCGCGTCGCCCTTCAGACGACGAAAGCCGCCGCGCGCCGGCTCGGCTGCCATCCGGCCGAAGTCCTGCCGGCCTCGACGGGCGTCATCGGCGTCGAACTCGATCCGGCGCGGATCCTCAACGCCCTGCCCGCGCTTGTGGCCGGACTCAGCCCGGACCGCTTCCTCGACGCCGCCGACGCGATCCTCACCACGGACCTTGTACGCAAGGTCGCCTTCGCCGAAACCGGCGGCGTGCGCATCGCCGGCATGACAAAAGGCTCCGGCATGATCCACCCGAACATGGCCACGACGCTGGGCTTCGTGATGACCGATGCCGAGGTGCCGGCGCGCCAGCTCCGCGCGCATCTCAAGGCGGCCGTCGAGCGCAGCTACAACCGGCTGAGCGTCGACGGCGACATGTCCACCAACGACATGCTGCTGGTGATGGCCAACGGGGCCAGCGGGAAGCGCCCCGGCCGCGAGGCCTTTCAGGCCGCGCTTGACGAAGTGTGCCAGTCGCTGGCACGCCAGATCGCGCGGGACGGCGAGGGGGCGAAGAAGTTCATTGAGATCCGCGTGGAGGGCGCTGCCAGCGAACGCACCGCCACCGGCATCGCCCGCGCCATCGCCAACTCGCCCCTTGTCAAGACGGCCATCGCCGGCAGCGACCCGAACTGGGGCCGCATCCTCGCCGCGGCCGGCTATTCCGGCGTCGACTTCGACCCGGCGCGCGTCGACATCTTCCTCCAGGGAGTGCGCGTCTGCCGCAACGGACTGGCGGCGCCGTTCGACGAGGCCGCGCTTCAGCACGCGCTCGACCGCAGCGAGGTGGAAATCCTGTTCGTGATCCGCGGCGATGGCAGCGGCAAGGCCACCTTCTGGACGTGCGACCTGACGCACGGCTACATCGACATCAACGCCAGCTACAGAACCTGA
- the fmt gene encoding methionyl-tRNA formyltransferase has translation MKLVFLGTPEFAVPSLEALVQAGHDVCAVYTQPDRPAGRKQELKPPPVKEAALRLGLEVRQPERIRHSVEELAALKPDAMAVVGYGQIIPQAIIDIPPLGILNVHASLLPKYRGAAPIQWAIANGETGTGVTIMRIDAGLDTGDILLQEAVAIGPEETAPELAARLAPLGARLLVKALEGLAAGTITPVPQDHSRATLAPILKREDGLVDFRWPAAKIANRARGFQPWPGAWTWWRGQRLYLWRCRPAETESPAVPGKMFSYGRRLLIACGEGTVLEVLELQPEGKKRMDAAAFLNGHRITERDILGENQP, from the coding sequence GTGAAGCTCGTCTTTCTGGGCACGCCTGAGTTCGCCGTGCCCTCGCTGGAGGCGCTGGTGCAGGCGGGGCATGATGTGTGCGCCGTCTACACGCAGCCGGACCGCCCGGCAGGGCGCAAACAGGAGCTGAAGCCGCCCCCGGTGAAGGAAGCGGCGCTGCGGCTTGGGCTCGAAGTGCGCCAGCCGGAGCGCATCCGCCACTCGGTCGAGGAGCTCGCGGCACTGAAGCCGGATGCGATGGCCGTGGTCGGCTACGGGCAGATCATCCCGCAGGCGATCATCGACATTCCGCCGCTTGGCATTCTCAATGTCCACGCGTCCCTTTTGCCGAAATACCGCGGCGCGGCGCCCATCCAGTGGGCCATCGCCAACGGAGAAACGGGGACGGGCGTCACCATCATGCGGATCGACGCAGGGCTCGACACCGGCGACATCCTCCTTCAGGAAGCTGTCGCGATCGGCCCGGAAGAGACTGCCCCGGAGCTGGCCGCGCGGCTCGCGCCACTCGGCGCGCGGCTTCTGGTCAAGGCGCTGGAAGGCCTGGCAGCGGGAACCATCACCCCCGTCCCGCAGGACCATTCCCGGGCTACGCTCGCCCCGATCCTGAAGCGCGAGGACGGCCTCGTCGACTTCCGCTGGCCGGCCGCAAAGATCGCCAACCGCGCGCGTGGTTTTCAGCCGTGGCCCGGCGCCTGGACGTGGTGGCGCGGCCAGCGCCTGTATCTGTGGCGTTGCCGCCCCGCCGAGACCGAATCGCCGGCCGTCCCCGGCAAGATGTTTTCCTACGGCCGCCGCCTCTTGATCGCCTGCGGCGAAGGGACCGTGCTCGAAGTCCTCGAGCTCCAGCCGGAAGGGAAAAAACGCATGGACGCGGCCGCATTTCTCAACGGCCACCGGATTACGGAACGCGACATTCTGGGAGAAAATCAGCCGTGA